Within the Mugil cephalus isolate CIBA_MC_2020 chromosome 1, CIBA_Mcephalus_1.1, whole genome shotgun sequence genome, the region TCAACCCCCGACACCGCTAGCCATCGGCCTAGAGTCTGCATCAACCTCAGCAACGTAACAGGACTTCAGAATGGAGACAATAACACCATGCACATCTACGCTACAGACCCCTTTGAAAGGAGGCGGCACCCAACGGCACCATCTAACATTAACCATTAAGGAGGGAGGAAGACGGGAAGTGTTAACTGAGTCATTAAGTTCtctaaatttaacattttaacagttttctgTTTAGCTTGTCCTGTCAGGAAGGTAGTATGTAGAAGCTAAGGGCTTGGCTGGGttgtttgtctttatcttttttttagtttgttgctTTTTAGATCTGGGCAGGATTCAGATTTTTGTGTGAAGTGACTGGATTTTTTTAACcgtctttatttattctgcttgttttgtttaatattcTATCCCCCGTGACCAAAACCTCACACTTCTCCTTTGCCTTGTCAGAAGATTAAATCCCAGCCAAGTCCAATcatatgtttttgctttttcacagTCGCAGTGCCAGCTCACCAGCTTGTGCCAAAACTATTAATCACAacaggtacatttttttttaattttgttaaataacGGTTCActggaatatttttttgtttgttttacctaAATGCACTTATGAAGAGTGCTAGAAACTCTTcaataatataatgaaatatgGGTGGGCTGGGTCATATGCTCTGAAATATTCCaaatatatattgtgtttttcatgctaCTATGATACTACTTTATGATACTGTGAGTATCACATGTTCAGACCCCCAACAACTTTGTAAAGCAAatcttttgtacattttatatagAGGGTGAATTagagtgacattttttttattattatttttttaaaaggttgtATTTTAAAGGGTGTATTAAATGGCTTGTTGGACTGGAATATTTCACCCAGTAGAAGCGTGGCATAGCTTCAGTTAAGTATTGGGAAAAATGTATGTGAAGTATTTTTCATTGTATTGTTTCGGATGAAATATTCCGTCTTAAATGATATGTCTGGTGCTACTCGACAAAATGTGTTCGTCCAACTCTGACTGACTCAAGTCCATTGTTCCTGtataaacctttaaaaacagatttgtaCAAAGAAAGAAGTTTTGTACAGTGGCTGTTAACTATTTACAACCTCAGAAAGACTGATCATTTAACTCTGAAGGTACTTAAATAAAGAGGCATCATTGAGAACTGGTGATTGTCATAATACAGTTTGCCATGGGTAGAATCGTTTAATTGGTTATACTGTATGTTATGGGTGTTATATTACTACTTGTATGTCGATCTAGTTGCAATAATAATAAGGGAGTTAATTTCCTTTActttttcacatgttttaatatcacttatttcatatttcaaGAGATGACTATCGCAGAGCAGTAATGATTCTTCAATGAATtgtttgctgatttttttttaagtaaatatgtaataataaaaggattatctgcagcttttaaaatatttttttgagtaAACTTTCTTCTAAAGCAACAGGATTTGAATAATTTGTAAAAGAAGTAAATTAGAGATGTCACCTTGACATATGGGTGTTAAGgatacaaaatataaatataaaaatataaaattgtgaGTTAAATgtgagggttaaaaaaaaaataaaataagaatgcaGCTGGGGAAGGAATTGTTTTCACACTTCATTTAACCCAAATAAGGAAATCACTTAGAtccatttttagatttttttgattttagattttagagcCTTTTGATGCTTCTGTTCTATCATCTGTCACTGATGTGGTTAGTAACTTCCTCTGGGTTGTCTGTTGATGAACAACCCAGTGTGTCTGTAGGTGGCACTCCTGGTTTAATGTTCTGGCCAAGGTTTCTGTGTAATACTCCAATTTCAGTTTACCAAgaaactttctctctctctcaaaaaaaaaaaaaaaagacattttaaagttcaatTATGTGACGTGAGTAACACTGATATTCTGGTTTTCATGTTGGTGGGTGAGATATATCAGACAGCAAGTGAATATTTGGTTTCTTAAACTTGATCTTAGAAACAGGACAAATGGATGGGAGGAAGGATTTGACTTTGGCAAGTTTCATACTATGATGGCCAGATGGCTGGGTCAGAGAATTTCCATAACTGCAGCTATTGTggggtgttcctggtctgcagtaTTCAGTATCTATCTGAAGTGGTAGAGGAAGAGAAAGTGGTGAACAGAAGACATCAGAAAACAAGGTCATGGGCAGTTAACACTCACTGATGCGCTGAAGGACACAACAGGTGAGCTATTGTATCTCAGGATGCTGAAAATGTTGATGGCGGTTCTGATAGAAAGATGTTAGAACACACGCCACATCGGCATTTGTTTATCTGTGAggctgtgtagctgcagaccaATCAGGTTCATACCAACACCTATGTCAGGGCCACTGTCAGGGCACCAATAATGGGCACATGATCATCAGaacatcagaactggaccatggagcaatggaagaagatGGCTTGGTCTGGTATAATTTTATACTTTAAATCATGTAGATGGCAGAGAAACGAATTACCAGAAAGACACATGGCGCTAGCACAGCAGCATTCACAAACCACAAACTAGTTTTCATCAAAACTGTATTTCTTGATGACTGAACGGTGGGTCAGGAACATTACAATGACTTCAAGGTGTTGTCTTCTAAATTTTACAGATCTGCTGCCAacatcttggtgccagataccagAGTCTATGCCTCAGTTTATTAGACAGTCagaaggtcataatgttatggccagTTGCTGCTGAGGAGATTTTCTGTGGTAGTTTTCAACTTTGAAGATGTCACGCAGAATTTGTCTACTATTGGTTTTTCACTTTGCTTTGCACTCCAGACACGACTCTCTAAAGTGCTAACAAAGGCCTCTGCTGTGCATCTAGATGTTGAAGCTAATCCGTTGTGACGGTCCAGTGTGAACTCAGCAGGTTTCTGGCTTTGGTTCCCTCTCTCCACTGCCAATCCTCCATCTGCCACCGGATCCACCGCCGTGAGACTCGAGATCGCTGTACGTCAGCACACGAgttttgcagctttttgtttctaaaataaaGCCGCACGTTTCAAGAGTGAAATGTGCTTTCAGGAATCACTATAGCGACAGACTATGAGAAAAACTGAGTAACTCAAAATCTTCAGACACCCGTTACACTAAGTACACCTTGTGGGGTAAACAGCAGGGATGGCCGCTATTTTCAGAACAACCGTCTGTCTGTGCAGAATGATTTATGAAGCATATGTAGGTGTGATAGAGGTGGTTTGGAGGCCACAGTAGTGTCAGCATTTAGCCAAGGATGTGTTGTAAGCAGTTCCTCATCAGACAGTTGAAAATGTAATAGTGAGAGACAGATGCAGACTATAGACGCAGTAATGTTCTTTATTGCTAAAAACATTTATCTGTCATGCATTAAAGCTTGGACGAATGAAAACCAACATCTGGTTGAACGCAAGCAATGACAACACATCACAGTCTACGTGTTGGACAAAAGACAATAAGTcgtaaaagtgcaatggaaatgGAATTTACATTCAGATTTATCCCAAAGAACAGTAATGctaaaacaaagtcaactggacctgttgggtttcttgaagacattgcACCACCCTTCCAAGTAGTTTCTTCTGACTCCAAagttaagaaaaacagaacttAAGAAGGTAAAAGTCTAGTTGCCCCTGTTTAAGCTTTGTTTtgggatataccatgacctggatgactgggaaccttcacagagttacattattgcattatttgGTGCAATACACCCATTCATCAAAGCAGTTTATCCATAAATTCATCCTCCTTTATGCCAAAGGCtttaaaggaacaaaacaacCTCTATGTTTTACCCTGACGGCAACCACAAGAACACCATCTCTCATTATCCCATCTACAAGGGGAACACCAGAAACCCAGAGAAGGTGGAGTACTTCCACCCACCCATCAGGTTCCCCCTTTCCAGTTTGAGGTAAGCCTTGTCCCCTCTCTCCATCATCACTAGCCCGGCATTGGTGGCAGCTTCTCTGGTCACGTCCTGGTCACCTGCGAAGGCTGAGATCACAGGCCAGCCGTTGAGGACTAAACTCACCtgagaaagacaaaacagatcagagaaactttatttgtttaaagCACATGAATCACATCTGTGTTGGTGTTGCTACTAGAGCTAGTATAAATCTTACAAACGTGGAGAAACAACTAGCCTAGCTCTACCTAAAATTAACCATAAGTCATTCAAATTACACATAAATATCCACTACTGTAAACCatatttgtctttatatatGGCTTATCATTTGTCTATACTGTCAACCATaactggttagcttagctcagcacAAAGACCAGAagtgtttgtttacttttatttcataaTCATGCTTTAAGGTTTGGGACTGCAGCTCCCATGGTGCTTTCggagaaacaggaagttaggAAATGGGAGAAGGAAATGGTTTCGGAAATCTCGTTCTGTATTTgaattttgtctttaaatgatGTCCTTCTACAGacttgttatatattttttccttgtTAATTACCAATTATGTCCATGAAAAATTATGTTTTGCACATTATTTTGGCAGAGTTGACAAGGCTgaaaaaacatgtacaaaaaatgTACTGTTCACTTGACAGAATGGTCACCATGGGAACTAGTATCTCTTAATCTCATTTTGTCAACATGACTTTTTAATCATGAAAAATAAGCTCTGCTTTCCTGAGACCATCTAATTATAACATCTGCAGTTCTTTTCTAGGAAGATTTATAAGTTATGACAAACTTAACCTCCGCCAAGCTACATGTTTCACCATGTTAGCCATCTAAGCTAACAGGTTACAACTTTAGAAAAGTATCAGTGCTCTCATCTGTCATCCAGAAAGCAAACTAAAGTCTTACTTGTATTGTCTGACGGTTGTAAACTTTCACAACATGAAAGCTGAAGCTGTAGACTCCTTTTCTGGGTGCCACAAAGATGCTCCTCGCTGGGTCAAAATGGCTGCCGACGTTCACTAAGATCTAAGAAGAAAGGGAGATTAAGGGAGAAAAGATCAACCAAGCTCAAAACCATCAGCTGGGCAAAAAAGTCCTCAGGGTTTGTACTGTGTAAGACGTTTATACACATAAATTAAAACTTGACATGCACAGCACAGCCTGTGACAGCTTACGGTGTCTGACTCAGATACTGGAAATTACTCATATCAACATTATGCTGGCAGCAGTGTGATTTCAGTGGAAATAAATCATAGTTTGTGACAGCAGAAGAGACACAGCTCTCTCTGTAAAGAGCAATTTCTGTCTATtggtttgatttttgttttggtacAGACATTTTGGGGGCCCAGGGAATGAATCCTATGCGATTTGAAATGTATCCATTAAGGGTCGATGGTGATGTTAGCATTTAAAGAAGAGGACCTTTCCACACAATTATGCATCTGTGTAAcacaaagccccccccccatgtgtgaatatatatatatatagcatacTCATTGTccatattttcttacttgaacACTGTCTTGTTCATTTGTAAtgtatatttcttatatttgttatattcttattttttatacccacccatatgtgcaccatgtgcactgtctgtgatgctgaatcTCTCTGTTGCTGTTAACAATGACAATTTCCCCaatgtgggatgaataaaggcatattttatcttaatccaggtgacaggaaataaaagcatgcatcatCACCTCTGTGTTtgcctgagagagaaacaggtgGACTCTGGCAATATTCTTAAGATGGTAAAAACCTatctttgttatgttttttatatgaGGAATAAAACAAAGCTCAGAATCAAAATTCATGCCCAGGTTCTTTACAGATTGTGAAAGGttaaaatcctgtagttttggtaaaagtttctctctctggtgttcAGGGCCAATGACTAAAATCTGGTATAGCTGCAGGAAGTCATAAAACTAAGCTCAGAATCGAAATTCATGCCCAGGTTCTTTACAGATTGCGAAAGGttaaaatcctgtagttttggtaaaagtttctctctctggtgttcaggaccaatgactaaaacctgGTATAGCTGCAGGAAGTCATAAAACTAAGCTCAGAGTCAAAATTCATGCCCAGGTTCTTTACAGATTGCGAAAGGttaaaatcctgtagttttggtaaaagtttctctctctggtgttcaggaccaatgactaaaaTCTGGTATAGCCACAGGAAGTTTGCTGCCATCCATGACTGgatatctaaaatacagtttaaaagggcatcaataggccctgtgtcatcaggagacacggcgatatacagctgtgtatcatcagcataactatGGAAACTGATgtcatgtctcctgatgacgtcCCGCAGGGGAAGCATGTAgagattaaaaataactttcagtGCTAGTGTAAATGAATAGAAATATTCCAGATTTCAAAATTATGGAAAATCTACTTCAGATATTCCTAGAACTTTGGAATGAAGGGGTCAATGCTAAATTGCAAAAACATCCAGACTGTCTACAGAAGCGGTGAGACAGTTCATGCccttgaaaaacaaatgccTATTGATTCTTGCCAGACTGTGATGAGAAGTGAGAGAATGAGGAAGTATTAGTTTATGGGAATATGAAACTACCAGATTTGTGCTACATTTGTgctttttggaaataaatatcTCTTAGAtttctcttaaaataaataaataaataaatgtactgacACCAACCTGGTCAAAGTAGATGGTCATGGTACGGTTGCTCATCTCTGATGGTTCATGGTTGGTGTTACGGATCGCTGAAAATGCCACCCGACCAGTTCCTGACCTCACGGACATGCCCAGAGCGTTACCCGATGGTTCTGCAGATGGTGTGGAGTCGCACACCACCAGACACTTTCCCTCCAACACAATTGGTTCTGTGTCATTCTGGCCCTCTGAGGGCCCCAAGTGGACAAGAAGGAGCACTCCAAAGAAAAAGACCGAGCGTGGGACGTGGTAGGGTGTAGGGGGAAGACATGAACCGAACATGGCTCCAAATGAGGAGAAACCTTCAGTGTTTCtgggctttttattatttttttaatccaaaacgGGCACCGAAgcttttcaatttaaaaaaaataaaaaatcttcttTGACTGCACCTCACTTTAGCAACATGTTCATAATTTCTCctggaaagaaaacattaagGGTTTCTCTAAtttcatggaaaataaaatgtttcaagTAATGTTCCTTAGCCAACACTGTGTGAAGCTGGATTCTCTCTGGAGCCGACTCTTAGTTGGTACCAAGATGGCAACTTCCCATTGCAGCAGAAAGGAAGTCCTTATATAGACAATGTAGGTGGAGGTTCCTCACACGACAGCGAGAATGACCGTCAGCCAAATGGGAATAAATCCAAACTTGCTCAGAAGCTTGGTTGAGA harbors:
- the si:dkeyp-74b6.2 gene encoding cerebellin-1, which gives rise to MFGSCLPPTPYHVPRSVFFFGVLLLVHLGPSEGQNDTEPIVLEGKCLVVCDSTPSAEPSGNALGMSVRSGTGRVAFSAIRNTNHEPSEMSNRTMTIYFDQILVNVGSHFDPARSIFVAPRKGVYSFSFHVVKVYNRQTIQVSLVLNGWPVISAFAGDQDVTREAATNAGLVMMERGDKAYLKLERGNLMGGWKYSTFSGFLVFPL